The nucleotide sequence CATTTGCCTACAAGGGCAGGAACAtcttttcctggctgggagctggaattCCAGACTTTTGGAATGTGTGCAGGGCAATACGGACTGGGATCAAatatggactgggatcaaatatggactgggatcaaataTGGACTGGGATCAGATAGGGACTGGGATTAAAtagggactgggatcaaatatggactgggatcaaatatggactgggatcaaataTGGACTGGGATTAAATATGGATTGGGATAAAatatggactgggatcaaataTGGACTGGGATCAGATAGGGATGGGATAAATAGGGACTGGGATAAATAGGGATGGAAAATATGGACTGGGATAAGATATGGACTGGGATTAAatatggactgggatcaaatatggactgggatcagatagggactgggatcaaatatGGACTGGGATTAAATATGGACTGGGATCAatatggactgggatcaaatagggactgggatcaaataGGGACTGGGATTAAATATGGACTGGGATCAGatatggactgggatcaaatagggactgggatcaaatatGGACTGGGATTAAATATGGACTGGGATCAAtagggactgggatcaaatatggactgggatcaaatagggactgggatcaaatatggactgggatcaaatatggactgggatcaaatatggactgggatcaaataTGGACTTGGATCAAATGGACTGGGTACCTTcagactgggataaactgggtTTGGATCAAATGGACTGGTCATAATGGACTGGGATAAGGACTGAGATGGACTGGGATCAAAGATGGACTGGGATCCTACAAAGTGAACCATATATAGACTGTGATCAAATACAGACTGGGGTTAAATATGAATTGGGATCAAATCGGGTCTGGGATCATTTGGACTGGGATCAAATATAGAATTTGGATCCAGTATGGACTAGGATTAAATATGGATTGGGAACAAATATGGACTGAGATCAAATACGGACTGGGATCCAGTATGGGCTGGGGTAAAatatggactgggatcaaataTGGACTGGGATTGTATAGACTGGGATCAACTGGACTGAGATTATTTAGACTGGGATTAAATACAGACTAGCATCAAATATGGACTGGGATTAAATATGGACTGTAATTAAATACAGACTGGGATCAAAATGGACTGGGATCAATGGGGGATCAAAATGGACTGAATAAATACAGTCTCGGATAACCACTCCgccatcccatccctcccaaTTGCCTCCCAGTCCCCAGTACCGTGCCAGTACCTCAGTccttcccagttccctcccagtccctcccaattccctcccagtccatcccagtccatcccagttccctcccaatccctcccagtccctcccagtccctcccagtccatcccagtccctcccaattccctcccagtccatcccagtcctacccagtctctcccagtccctcccagtccctcccagtccctcccagtctctcccagtccctcccagtccatcccagtccctcccagttctctcccaatccctcccagtccctcccagtccctcccagtccctcccagttccctcccatTCCCTCCCAGTCTACCCTGTCCTACCCAGTCCTacccagtctctcccagtccctcccagtccctcccagtccctcccagtccctcccagtttatcccagttcctcccagttccctcccagtccctcccagtccctcccagtccctcccagttccctcccagttccctcccagtccctcccagttccctcccagttccctcccagtccctcccagtccctcccagttcctcccagttccctcccagtccctcccagttccctcccagttccctcccagtccctcccagtcctacccagtctctcccagtttatcccagtttatcccagttcccGCCTGGGGGCGCGGCCAAAACTCCTCGGTGCGATCGCGGAGctcccgatcccgatcccgatcccggtTCGGTCCGGTTCGGTTCGGTTCGATTCGGTCCAGTCCGGTTCGGTTCGGTTCCGGTTCGGTTCGCGGTGCGGGGTGCGGATGAAGATCGCGATCTTCGGAGCCACCGGCAGAACCGGGCGGGTCACGCTGGGGCTGGCGCTGGAGCAGGGtatgggacaccccaaaaatgggctcggggaccccaaaaacgggcacggggaccccaaaaaacgGGCACGGGGagcccaaaatttggggggattttgggggatttgggaccccaaaaaagggaacggagggaccccaaaaaaagggaacggagggaccccaaaaatgggcactgggaccccaaaaatgggcacgGGGAttccaaaatttgggggaattttgggggatttgggaccccaaaaactgggATTGGAGGAGCCAAAAAATGGGCACGGGGagcccaaaatttgggggaatttgggaccccaaaaaccggAAATGGAGGGACCCTAAaaatgggcacagggagcccaaaatttgggggagtttggggggatttgggacccTAAAAAAAGGGAAcggagggaccccaaaaatgggcactgggaccccaaaaatgggcacgGGGAttccaaaatttgggggaatttggggagatttgggacCCAAAAAATCGGGAATGGTGGGATGCCAAAAATgggccctgggaccccaaaaaacgggcagggagaccccaaaatttgggggattttggggacatttgggatcccaaaaagcGGGAATGGGGTAAATTGAGGGGACCCcgaaattgggggaaattgggggggaCGGGAgtccccaaaaatgggaattggggggaccccaaaatggggggaatttggggaatcccaaaaagggaaagggggagaattgggggggaccccaaaagagggaaatttggggggttggggggaccccaaaatgggggaatggggaaccccaaaattgtgaggatttggggggaatttgggggggattggAGGATCCCAAACCCCGGAatgaggggaccccaaaaccgggatcggggggaccccaaaacttgGAATGAGGGGAGCCCGAAATGGGGGAGAattggggggggatttggggggaccccaaaagcGGAATTTGGGGAAGTCCCGGGAAATTTGGGGTCACTggagtttggggtcactggagTTTGGGGGAGACCCAgcaaattttggggtcttttggaatttggggttcctTGGGAAatggggggtcctgagggatttggggttctctgggaatttgggggatcccGGGGAATTTGGGCTCATTGAAATTTGGGGGTcactggaatttggggggtcccagggaatttgggggtcactggaatttgggggatcaCTGGGAATTGGGTGAGtcccagaattttggggttttctggaatttggggtcctttggaattttggggttcccctggGAACTCAGAGATTTTGGAgttccttgggaattttgggggatcctgagAATTTGGGGtcacaggaatttggggttccctgggatttggggggtcctgagggatttgggggtttctggatttttggggtcctttaGAATTTGGGGTtcactggaattttgggggggatccCCTTGGaactgaggggttttggggctccctgggttttggggttcctgcaattttggggttcccggaattttggggttcccggaattttgggggtccttgggtttttttgaggttcccagaaatttgggggaaaaatctcagaaatttggggggggttcTGGAATTTGGGGTCCTTTGCAAATTTGGGGTtccttggaattttggggggatcccCTGGgaatttggaggttttggggctccctgggttttgggggtcccgggaatttggggttcctTGAGAATcgagggattttgggggggtttggggagtctcagaaattttggggtttatctggaatttggggtccccggggttttggggggtcctgggatttggggctcccTGCAATTGGTGGAatcccagaattttggggttttctggaatttggggtcctttggaatttgggggtcccctgGGAACCGAGAGGTTTTGGGGCCCccggaattttggggttcctggaattttggggtcccctcgGGAACCGAGGAGTTTCGGGGCTcattgggtttttgggggggtccccaaaaaaTTGGGACAAATTCCGACGGTTTTGGGGCtccctgggttttggggagggctGATAAGGCTTatctgggttttgggggggctgATAAGGgcctgggaggggtttgggggggctctgATAAAGCccggggggggtttggggggaacTGATAAAAAATGGGGGGGCCagagggggtgggggggattttggggggtcctggagggatttaggggggtcctgaggggattttggggggtcccgaggggattttgggggtcctggaaggattttggggggtcttggagggattttggggggtcctggtggattttggggggttctggagggatttggggggttctggaaggatttgggggttcctggtggattttgggggggtcctgggggattttgggggtcttggaggatcctggagggatttgggggggtcttgagggattttggggtccctggtggatttttggggttccctgagtggattttggggctcccagggtttggggtgaccgtttttttgttccctggtggatttttgggatccctagggattttggggttccaggtgtgattttggggtttgagtggattttggggctcccagggTTCGAGGTGACCGTGCTGGTCcgggtgggttttgggggttccctgaggtgatttttggggttccccagggtTCGAGGTGACCGTGCTGGTCcgggtgggttttggggttccctgagtggatttttggggttccctgagtggattttggggctccccagggTTCGAGGTGACCGTGCTGGTCCGGGGTtccctgggtggatttttgggggtccctcaggtgattttggggctccccagggTTCGAGGTGACCGTGCTGGTCCGGGACCCCTCCCGGcggccccccggccccgcccccgcccgggTGCTCGTTGGGGACGCTCGGGACCCGCGGGCGGTGGGCGAGGCCCTGAGGGGCCAGGAGGGGGCGCTGATCGTGCTGGGCACCGGAAGTGACCTCGGTGAGCGCGGGGCCCCGCCCCCATCCCCTAATGCCCCGCCCCATCCCCTAATGCCCCGCCCCATCCCCTAGTGGCCCGCCCCCACCCCGTGCTGCCCCGCCCCCATCCCCTAATgcccccgccccctcccctcatgccccgcccctgccccgctgccccgcccccaccccatcctgcccccgcccccgcccctgCTCCCGCCCCTCCCCTCATGCCCCCCCCCATCCCcgctgccccttccccacccctgcccccCCCATCCCCTAATGCCCCGCCCCCATCCCGTGCTGCCCCGCCCCCATGCCCTCCTGCCCCGCCCCATCCCCTCATGCCCCgcccccatcccctcctgccccgccccatccccccccccccatccctcctgccccgCCCCCCCATCCCCTCATGCCCCGCCCCATCCCCCTGCCTTGCCCCATCCCCTCTTGCCCGcgccccatcccatcctgccccGCCCCCATCCCCCATGCCCCgcccccatcccctcctgccccccccccccccctcatCCCCCCGCCCCCATCCCTCATGCCCCGCCCCCACCCAccctgacccctcccccaccgACCTTTGACCCCTGTTTTGGGGGATCTCCCTTCCCCCACTGACCTTTGACCCCGCTTTGgggctccctgcccctcccccattGACCTTTGACCCCATTTGGGGGGAGttctcccctcccccacccatTCCCCACTGACCTTTGACCCCCGGTTTGGAACCCCACCcaaccccctccccacccacctTGACCCCTCCACCACTGACCTTTGACCCCATTTTGGGGTCGCCCCTCCCCCACTGACCTTTGACCCCAGTTTGGGggcgcccctcccccccaatTCTGGACCCCCCgagtttggggaggggggaaaatggggggaaaaagggaaaattgggaaaagaaaaatgggaaaagaggagaaaaaaattgtgggaaaaaatggggaaaattgaggaaaaaaaatgggaaaaaatggggggaaattgggaaaaaaagtgggaaaaatggggaaaataaaaagggaaaaggggggaaaattgggggaaattgaggaaaatttgggggaaaattcggaaaaaaaagggaggaattggggaaaaatggggggaaaatgggggaaaaattgaggaaaaaaaggggggaattggggaaaactgggaggaaattgaggaaaaaatggggggaattggggaaaattggggaaataaaaattggaaaatggggggatggggaaaaaaggaagaaatggggaaataaaaatgggaaaagggagagaaaaaatggggaaaattgaggaaaaaatggggtaaaattggggggaaaagtgggaaaaattggggggaaatggggaaaaaatggaggaaaaatggggaaaaataaaaagggaaaaaggcggagaaaaaatggggaaataaaaaatgggaaaaggggagagaattggagaaaatggggagaaattgggaaaaacagtgggaaaaatgaggaaaaatggagaaaagttgggggaaagtgggaaaaagtgggaaaattaaaaatgggaaaatggggggaaaactggggaaaaattgggaaaattggaaaaaagaaaaaaggggaaaagagggtgaaggggaaaatggggagaaaaaaagggggaaaattaaaataaaagggggaaacgaaaaatggggaaaatgggaaaaatgggaaaaaagaaaaagggggaaaatggggggaaaatgggaataacgggtggaaaaatggggaaaaatggggaaaatggggcaaaaaattagggagaaaaatggggggaaagggcggaaaatttgaagaaaaattaggaaaaaataggggagaaagtgagggaaaatggggaaaatttggggaaaaaaagggaaactagggggaaaaattgggaaaaaaaaagcagaaaagtgggaaaatgggaaaaaagtgggaaaagtgggaaaagatGCCCCTGATCCCCCAGGCCCCACCACGGTGATGTCCGAGGGCACCAAAACCATCCTGGAGGCCATGGCCGAGCACGGCGTGCGCAAGGTGGTGGCGTGTCTGTCCGgtgagagccccaaaatcccccaaaatcacccccaaattaccccaaaatcccctaaaatttcagcccaaaattccccaaaaatcatcctaaaaatcatccccaaaatcccccaaattacccccaaaatccccccaaaatctccccaaaaataatcccaaaaatcccaaaaatatccccacaaaaatcccccccaaatccaccccaaatcatcccaaaaatcccctaaaacttcatcccaaaatcccccaaaaatcatcccaaaaatcatcccaaaaatcccaaaaatatccccacaaaaatccccccaaatccccccaaaactccccaaaatcgccccaaaattaaaaaaatcacccaaaaataccaccagaatcagcccaaaatctcccccaaaaatcccccaaaaccatcccaaggTGGTGGCGTGTCTGTCCGGTGAGagccctccccaaaatcccccaaaatcccccca is from Camarhynchus parvulus unplaced genomic scaffold, STF_HiC, whole genome shotgun sequence and encodes:
- the BLVRB gene encoding LOW QUALITY PROTEIN: flavin reductase (NADPH) (The sequence of the model RefSeq protein was modified relative to this genomic sequence to represent the inferred CDS: inserted 1 base in 1 codon); this translates as MKIAIFGATGRTGRVTLGLALEQGFEVTVLVRDPSRRPPGPAPARVLVGDARDPRAVGEALRGQEGALIVLGTGSDLGPTTVMSEGTKTILEAMAEHGVRKVVACLSAFLLWDPARVPERLRAVTEDHRGMERLLRGSGLPAVLVMPPHIAVDQPLXGDYEVTGRGGGGGGGGGLLWCDLADLGHFLLRCLRGDEFDGKSVYVSRHYGKE